A region of Senegalia massiliensis DNA encodes the following proteins:
- a CDS encoding Rad52/Rad22 family DNA repair protein: MEKITVANFREVQKKLQAEFDLEDIEFRIGARKQDNSKGIALVYVSNRAIQNRLDDIFSPFGWKNEFKEINGGKSKLCGISIKVYDHDDNSHWLTKWDGADNTEFSSTKGGLSDSMKRCAVQWGIGRYLYNMPKLWVEIKQTGKSYNIIDSELEELKKFVQGAPSKFDWLRKNSSTKSNSTKKKTDTSKKKNNNNSKKESRKTTKANKNVSNKNPNFNNSVLNKSQKGIISDLIKQVSENKRQPMDSVESLLLKELGVKSIDFIPKNSMTESMNILKKLITA; the protein is encoded by the coding sequence ATGGAAAAAATAACAGTTGCTAATTTTAGAGAGGTACAAAAAAAGTTACAGGCAGAGTTTGATCTTGAAGATATTGAATTTAGAATAGGTGCTAGGAAACAAGATAATTCAAAAGGTATTGCACTAGTCTATGTTTCAAATAGAGCGATACAAAATAGATTAGATGATATATTCTCTCCATTTGGTTGGAAAAATGAATTTAAAGAAATTAATGGTGGAAAATCAAAATTGTGTGGAATATCAATAAAGGTATATGATCATGATGATAATAGCCATTGGTTAACTAAGTGGGATGGTGCTGACAATACCGAATTCTCCTCAACAAAAGGTGGACTCTCCGATTCTATGAAACGTTGTGCAGTTCAGTGGGGAATAGGTAGATACCTTTATAATATGCCTAAACTATGGGTAGAAATTAAACAAACTGGTAAAAGCTATAATATTATTGATTCCGAACTAGAGGAATTAAAAAAATTTGTTCAAGGAGCCCCTAGTAAATTTGATTGGTTAAGAAAAAATTCTTCAACTAAAAGTAACTCTACAAAAAAGAAAACAGATACCTCAAAAAAGAAGAATAATAATAACTCCAAAAAAGAAAGTCGCAAAACTACAAAAGCTAATAAAAACGTTAGTAATAAGAATCCAAATTTTAATAATTCTGTTTTAAATAAATCACAAAAAGGAATTATAAGTGATCTGATTAAACAAGTATCAGAAAACAAAAGACAACCTATGGATTCTGTAGAAAGTTTGTTGCTTAAAGAGTTAGGAGTAAAAAGTATAGATTTTATACCTAAAAATAGTATGACAGAATCTATGAATATTCTTAAAAAATTAATAACTGCTTAA
- a CDS encoding helix-turn-helix domain-containing protein — MTQRYKIITPDYLPNNIKVIRETRNLSLKKMSEKLNIDEDFLRLVENQEKNLSGKSTIKIMKEFNLTFYKLYDIKDNVICNVTNTFDNILETTLEFEPEEILNNELHKKLLNNKVVSKEIVLDDTKSLKENNLLNESIKKVSNENKVKGNYHDFEVKNILYENNKIFLNLDIIYKEKRTEKKEFDIHMVDNYLNEGNLKLAKMLEYRGFPDKIITIEKKIDNKKIKLRDKHIELDKKYKIPEDNDVNFFEETNILKLSDNRVKLVYDGETIKSVKFKVVKPEINCVKAIRVLLNKSLEEMHESLGLSYNGYINLESRNHKISTKTMWRLVNKLNIPLELIINVDEYYDIFCS, encoded by the coding sequence ATGACTCAAAGATACAAAATTATAACACCAGATTATTTACCTAATAATATAAAAGTTATTAGGGAAACAAGGAATTTGTCTTTAAAAAAGATGTCCGAGAAATTAAATATTGATGAAGACTTTCTAAGACTAGTTGAAAATCAAGAAAAAAATTTATCTGGTAAATCTACAATAAAAATTATGAAAGAATTTAATCTAACATTTTATAAATTATATGATATAAAAGACAATGTAATATGTAATGTTACTAATACATTTGATAATATATTAGAAACAACACTAGAATTTGAGCCAGAAGAAATTCTAAATAATGAGTTACATAAAAAGTTATTGAATAATAAGGTTGTATCTAAAGAAATAGTATTAGATGATACAAAATCACTTAAAGAGAATAATTTATTAAATGAAAGTATAAAAAAAGTATCAAATGAAAATAAAGTAAAAGGTAATTATCACGATTTTGAAGTTAAGAATATCTTATATGAAAATAATAAAATTTTCTTAAACTTAGATATAATATACAAAGAAAAGAGAACTGAAAAAAAAGAGTTTGATATACATATGGTAGATAATTATTTAAATGAAGGAAACTTAAAGTTAGCAAAAATGCTTGAATATAGAGGTTTTCCAGATAAAATAATCACCATAGAGAAAAAAATAGATAATAAGAAAATAAAGTTAAGAGACAAACATATTGAATTGGATAAAAAGTATAAGATACCAGAAGATAATGATGTTAATTTTTTTGAAGAAACAAATATACTAAAATTATCTGATAATAGAGTAAAGTTAGTTTATGATGGTGAAACAATAAAAAGTGTAAAATTTAAAGTTGTAAAACCAGAAATAAACTGTGTAAAAGCAATTAGAGTATTGTTAAATAAAAGTTTAGAAGAAATGCACGAAAGCTTAGGTTTAAGCTATAATGGGTATATAAACTTAGAATCTAGAAATCACAAAATATCTACTAAAACAATGTGGAGATTAGTAAATAAACTAAATATACCATTAGAATTAATTATAAATGTAGATGAGTATTATGATATATTTTGTAGTTAA